A section of the Prochlorococcus sp. MIT 1341 genome encodes:
- the surE gene encoding 5'/3'-nucleotidase SurE yields MKQMKILISNDDGVSSLGIRTLASAAINNGHEVTVVAPDKERSATGHGLTLQNPIRVEKANEFFPDGIVSWSCSGTPADCIKLALSELLKTKPDLVLSGINHGPNLGTDIFCSGTVAAAMEGTLEGLPSMAVSIACYQWQDFRGASRIALEIAEKALISKWPSSLLLNLNVPPCDPEKMGPLSWTRLSIRRYEEQFCKRQDPRGSTYFWLAGELVKDLESAGDGPKKWPSDVAQIEANAPSLTPIQPDLFWRGLIEDLPEIKPVNQPVR; encoded by the coding sequence ATTAAGCAGATGAAAATTCTAATAAGCAATGATGACGGGGTATCTTCTTTAGGAATCAGAACACTTGCCTCTGCAGCAATCAACAATGGGCATGAGGTCACAGTAGTAGCACCTGATAAAGAAAGATCTGCAACAGGACATGGCCTAACTCTACAAAACCCAATCCGTGTGGAAAAAGCTAATGAGTTTTTCCCTGATGGAATTGTTTCTTGGAGTTGTAGTGGGACACCTGCTGACTGTATAAAGCTTGCACTTTCCGAACTTCTTAAAACAAAACCTGATCTAGTTCTCTCGGGAATAAATCATGGGCCGAATCTCGGTACCGACATTTTTTGCTCAGGAACTGTCGCAGCCGCTATGGAAGGAACACTTGAAGGGTTGCCATCAATGGCAGTAAGCATCGCATGCTATCAATGGCAAGATTTCAGGGGCGCATCAAGAATCGCCTTAGAGATTGCTGAAAAGGCATTAATAAGCAAATGGCCTAGCAGCTTACTTCTGAATCTAAATGTCCCACCTTGTGATCCTGAGAAAATGGGCCCACTAAGTTGGACAAGACTATCAATCAGGCGATATGAGGAACAATTTTGTAAACGTCAAGACCCTAGAGGAAGCACATATTTCTGGCTCGCTGGAGAACTCGTGAAAGATTTAGAATCTGCCGGCGATGGTCCAAAAAAATGGCCTAGTGATGTAGCTCAAATAGAAGCAAATGCTCCCTCCTTAACCCCAATCCAACCAGACCTTTTTTGGCGAGGCTTGATCGAAGATCTTCCTGAAATAAAACCAGTGAATCAACCTGTTCGATAA
- a CDS encoding TIGR03792 family protein — translation MRFSSAMTKILPKLLILFSLLLSVLMIDFLNVSEAYARMNEDVIVEHLRLSVPSEKREAWLKAEKDSWEPWLAKKQGFLGRQLFWDDQNEQAVLLISWASREEWKSIPKSEIDQIQEDFEALAKDLTRDLKGNPFPLLFEGELLPQ, via the coding sequence ATGAGATTTAGTTCTGCTATGACAAAAATATTGCCTAAGCTTTTAATCTTGTTTTCTCTTTTACTTAGTGTTTTGATGATTGATTTTTTAAACGTTAGTGAGGCATACGCAAGGATGAATGAGGACGTCATTGTTGAGCATTTGCGGCTTAGCGTTCCTTCGGAGAAACGCGAGGCTTGGTTAAAGGCTGAAAAGGATTCTTGGGAGCCATGGTTAGCGAAAAAGCAAGGTTTCCTTGGACGGCAGTTGTTTTGGGATGATCAGAATGAACAAGCAGTTTTACTAATTAGTTGGGCAAGCCGTGAGGAATGGAAATCAATTCCTAAATCAGAGATAGATCAGATACAGGAAGATTTTGAGGCTTTAGCGAAAGATCTCACAAGAGATTTAAAGGGGAACCCTTTCCCCCTACTTTTTGAAGGTGAACTATTGCCTCAGTGA
- the thiS gene encoding sulfur carrier protein ThiS yields the protein MKLQINGETKSLQLQQENLSNLINRIGHDPRTVVVELNGSILRSDQWESQGLKEGDVIEIVTIVGGGS from the coding sequence ATGAAATTACAGATAAATGGTGAAACAAAGTCCCTTCAGCTTCAACAAGAAAACCTTTCCAATTTAATTAACCGAATAGGTCACGACCCTCGAACTGTAGTGGTTGAATTAAATGGATCGATCCTTAGATCTGATCAATGGGAAAGTCAGGGGCTAAAAGAAGGCGACGTCATTGAAATCGTCACAATAGTTGGAGGCGGTTCCTAA
- the cbiE gene encoding precorrin-6y C5,15-methyltransferase (decarboxylating) subunit CbiE yields the protein MNDSSGRNPIYVLGTDAEGMEHLAIHLQDLVLTAKRVAASKRLLKEFPKWWGENGEGKPIPELFDIGLTNELIKWLKKETSTTVLLASGDPLWFGIGRKLVENFSSKQLVFHPAPSSLQLAFSRIGKSWENTDWISLHGRDPTALARKLQQRPESLAILTDPNKGGAKEVLEILKGLGLELSYAFWIFEQLGHSNEKVWQLLPNNEIKDPLHPLHMVVLLQEAQPYEAGFSEIPLFGLEDGLFLQHKDRPGLMTKRENRIQLLADLQLPSEGVLWDLCAGVGSIGLEALRISPKLQVLLVERRGGGADIIKQNALRLEVEPKAIIEKEAFSFLKEDNLPESLANPNRIILGGGGEKRIHLLKLALERLTLGGIIVIPLATLEPINEIRNLFKKSGYSFAISQHQSYRGLPLSEGTRLSPVNPIFIIKGVRKIR from the coding sequence ATGAATGATTCTTCGGGACGAAACCCTATATATGTACTAGGAACCGATGCAGAGGGTATGGAACATCTTGCAATTCATTTGCAAGATTTAGTGCTAACAGCAAAAAGAGTTGCGGCTTCTAAGCGCTTACTAAAGGAATTTCCTAAATGGTGGGGGGAAAACGGAGAAGGAAAACCTATTCCTGAACTTTTTGATATTGGACTAACTAATGAATTGATCAAGTGGTTAAAAAAAGAAACCTCTACAACTGTTCTACTAGCAAGTGGAGATCCGTTATGGTTTGGCATTGGAAGAAAACTAGTAGAAAATTTCTCATCTAAACAACTTGTCTTTCATCCTGCACCAAGCTCCTTACAACTTGCATTCTCAAGGATTGGGAAATCATGGGAAAATACAGACTGGATAAGCCTCCATGGGAGAGACCCAACAGCTTTAGCAAGAAAATTACAACAAAGGCCTGAATCCCTTGCCATACTTACTGACCCTAATAAAGGTGGTGCAAAAGAGGTTCTTGAAATTCTAAAAGGATTAGGGTTAGAGCTTTCATATGCTTTTTGGATCTTTGAACAATTAGGCCATAGCAATGAGAAAGTTTGGCAACTATTACCAAATAATGAAATCAAAGACCCTCTTCATCCACTTCATATGGTTGTGCTTCTTCAAGAAGCACAACCATATGAAGCTGGATTCAGCGAAATTCCCTTATTTGGTTTAGAAGATGGTCTTTTTCTTCAACATAAAGACCGGCCTGGACTAATGACAAAAAGAGAAAACCGAATCCAACTTTTAGCGGACCTTCAATTACCTTCTGAAGGAGTGTTATGGGACTTATGCGCAGGAGTTGGTAGTATCGGATTAGAGGCCTTAAGAATTAGTCCTAAGTTGCAAGTCCTATTAGTTGAGAGGCGTGGTGGCGGCGCAGACATTATTAAACAAAATGCTCTCAGATTGGAAGTTGAACCAAAAGCAATAATAGAAAAAGAAGCGTTCTCTTTCCTAAAAGAAGACAATCTTCCTGAAAGTCTTGCAAATCCAAATAGGATTATTTTAGGAGGCGGTGGAGAAAAACGAATTCACCTCCTAAAGTTAGCTTTAGAAAGACTAACTTTAGGAGGTATTATAGTTATTCCATTAGCTACACTAGAACCAATTAATGAAATCAGGAATCTATTCAAGAAATCAGGATATTCGTTTGCAATTAGTCAACATCAATCCTATCGAGGCTTACCCCTTTCAGAAGGCACTCGACTTTCTCCAGTTAATCCAATCTTTATAATCAAGGGCGTAAGAAAAATCCGTTAA
- the pheS gene encoding phenylalanine--tRNA ligase subunit alpha, producing the protein MKFENSLTQLTDQLELLEAEAALEIDAAKDSVSLEKIRVGLLGKKGRLSSVLGAMASLSNQERPIVGQRANLLKKHLQTLLSERLELLKAQAMTERLESETLDVTATPTGIPFGHRHPLITTTENIVDLFCGLGYSVAEGPEIETDEYNFTALNIPEDHPARDMQDTFYLGAERLLRTHTSPVQIRYLKENRPPVRIVAPGRVYRRDAVDATHSPVFHQVEVLAIDEGLDFSHLRGTVMAFLTAFFGDLPVRFRASYFPFTEPSAEVDVQWRGRWLEVMGCGMVDPAVLEGLGLDPERWSGFAAGLGVERFCMVRHGIDDIRRFYTSDLRFLEQF; encoded by the coding sequence TTGAAATTCGAAAATTCCCTTACACAACTTACTGACCAGTTGGAGTTATTGGAGGCAGAAGCTGCATTAGAAATCGATGCTGCAAAAGATTCTGTCTCTCTTGAGAAAATAAGAGTAGGTCTTCTGGGGAAGAAAGGTCGTTTGTCAAGTGTTTTAGGAGCAATGGCAAGTCTGTCTAACCAAGAAAGGCCAATAGTGGGACAAAGAGCAAATTTGTTAAAAAAGCATTTGCAAACCTTGCTCTCTGAACGTCTTGAGCTGTTAAAAGCTCAGGCGATGACTGAAAGGCTTGAATCTGAGACGTTAGATGTAACTGCAACTCCTACTGGCATCCCATTTGGGCATAGACACCCTTTAATAACTACAACTGAAAATATTGTTGATTTATTCTGTGGTTTGGGTTATTCAGTTGCTGAAGGACCTGAAATTGAAACAGATGAGTACAACTTTACTGCTTTAAATATTCCTGAAGATCATCCTGCACGTGATATGCAGGATACATTTTATTTGGGTGCAGAAAGATTATTGAGAACACATACTTCCCCTGTGCAGATTAGATATTTGAAAGAGAATCGGCCGCCAGTGCGGATAGTCGCTCCTGGAAGGGTTTACAGGAGAGATGCTGTTGATGCAACACATTCGCCTGTGTTTCATCAGGTTGAAGTTTTAGCAATTGATGAAGGCTTGGACTTTAGTCATTTGAGAGGAACTGTGATGGCATTTCTAACAGCCTTTTTTGGTGATTTGCCTGTTCGCTTTCGTGCAAGTTATTTCCCTTTTACTGAGCCTTCTGCAGAGGTAGATGTTCAATGGCGGGGTAGATGGTTGGAGGTTATGGGTTGCGGAATGGTTGACCCTGCGGTTTTGGAAGGTCTAGGACTTGACCCAGAAAGGTGGAGTGGTTTTGCAGCTGGTCTTGGTGTTGAACGTTTTTGTATGGTTCGTCATGGTATAGATGACATTCGACGTTTTTATACGAGTGATCTTCGATTCTTAGAGCAGTTTTAG
- a CDS encoding NAD(+) kinase has translation MPRIGLIVNDSKEIAAKVANTIQSRFENAGHTVIRASSAGGLVGFANPDQHMRMLGYNACVPNGFDSSMALAIVLGGDGTVLSAARQTAPLQVPMLTINTGHLGFLAEAYLADLDNALDQVLEMNWSVETRSSLVVSVFRGEQRRWEALSLNEMALHREPLTSMCHFEIAIGRHAPVDISADGVILSTPTGSTAYALSAGGPVITPDCPVLQLAPIAPHSLASRALVFSDKEPVTIFPATPERLMMVVDGSAGCYVWPEDRVLIRRSDHPVKFVRLADHEFFQVLRNKLGWGLPHVAKPDKQ, from the coding sequence GTGCCACGAATTGGACTGATCGTAAATGACAGCAAGGAGATAGCCGCAAAGGTTGCTAATACTATTCAGTCAAGATTTGAAAATGCTGGTCATACAGTCATAAGAGCTAGTAGTGCTGGTGGACTTGTTGGTTTTGCAAATCCAGATCAGCATATGCGAATGCTTGGTTACAACGCTTGTGTTCCAAATGGCTTTGACTCGTCAATGGCTTTGGCAATTGTTCTGGGAGGAGACGGAACTGTCCTTTCGGCAGCCAGACAGACTGCACCTTTGCAAGTTCCAATGCTTACCATAAATACAGGTCATCTTGGGTTCTTAGCTGAAGCATATTTGGCTGATTTAGATAATGCTTTAGATCAAGTCCTAGAAATGAATTGGAGTGTTGAGACTCGTTCAAGTTTAGTTGTAAGTGTTTTTAGGGGTGAGCAAAGGCGTTGGGAAGCGCTTTCTCTAAATGAGATGGCTTTACATAGGGAACCTTTGACCAGTATGTGTCATTTTGAAATAGCTATCGGTCGCCACGCTCCGGTGGATATTTCAGCTGATGGTGTAATCCTTTCTACTCCAACTGGATCAACAGCTTATGCATTAAGTGCAGGGGGACCGGTAATAACGCCTGATTGTCCAGTGCTTCAGTTGGCTCCAATTGCGCCCCACTCTTTGGCTTCTAGGGCACTTGTTTTTAGCGATAAGGAACCAGTGACGATTTTTCCTGCGACTCCAGAAAGGTTAATGATGGTAGTTGATGGAAGTGCAGGTTGTTATGTCTGGCCAGAGGACAGAGTTTTGATACGTAGAAGTGATCATCCAGTTAAATTTGTAAGGCTTGCTGATCATGAGTTTTTCCAAGTCTTAAGAAATAAACTTGGCTGGGGGCTCCCTCATGTGGCAAAGCCAGATAAGCAATGA
- the larB gene encoding nickel pincer cofactor biosynthesis protein LarB, translated as MTYQEARIDFERLSRLGMIEAVWGEHKTSDQIVAILRSFKAEGQAALVTRVDRNKADIVLEAIDFSGVQFHSEARCLTLGSPYEKNSTFGEVIVLSGGTSDLPVAAEAGLALRWHGIKTELILDVGVAYLQRLLSQLERLKAAKVLIACAGMEGSLPTVLAGLVAQPVIGVPISVGYGVSAGGRAALEGMLSSCSPGLVVVNIDNGYGAAMAALRILQLE; from the coding sequence GTGACTTATCAAGAAGCAAGGATTGATTTTGAACGTCTTTCTCGATTGGGAATGATTGAGGCTGTTTGGGGGGAACATAAGACCTCTGATCAGATAGTGGCTATTTTGCGCAGTTTTAAAGCTGAAGGACAAGCAGCTCTTGTCACTCGAGTTGATAGAAATAAGGCTGATATTGTTTTAGAAGCAATTGATTTTAGTGGAGTTCAATTTCACTCAGAAGCCCGTTGCTTAACCTTAGGTTCACCGTATGAAAAGAATTCAACATTCGGCGAGGTAATAGTTTTAAGTGGTGGAACTAGTGATTTGCCTGTAGCTGCTGAAGCGGGGTTGGCATTGCGATGGCATGGCATAAAAACAGAGCTTATTTTGGATGTAGGTGTTGCTTACTTACAAAGACTTCTTTCCCAGCTGGAACGATTAAAGGCCGCTAAAGTTTTGATCGCATGTGCTGGCATGGAAGGTTCTTTGCCAACTGTTTTAGCTGGATTAGTAGCTCAGCCTGTAATAGGAGTTCCAATTTCTGTGGGTTATGGAGTTAGTGCTGGAGGAAGAGCCGCTCTTGAAGGAATGCTTTCAAGTTGCTCACCGGGATTAGTTGTGGTGAATATTGATAATGGATATGGTGCAGCAATGGCAGCTTTGCGTATTTTGCAGTTGGAATAG
- a CDS encoding thiamine phosphate synthase, with the protein MKSMSKEPLVDQRIEQLIDANLDRGREGLRVIEEWCRFGLKNKELLVKLRDWRHQLGLNHQDSYKKARSPLSDPGIGLTHPSQEKRLAPLQVVAANCSRVQEAMRVLEEFTRTSNPLLSKVASDIRYGIYEVELKIFSCSDKEKRYKKLAKCKLCLITSPSQNLLETIEKGLNSGVRMVQYRTKEADDLTKLSEARRLIKLCRKHDALFIVNDRVDIALAVGADGVHLGQNDIPIQFARQLLGNEKLIGLSTHSLKELQLAEEAGCDYLGVGPVNKSQTKPGLNSQGIDVIREASSRAHLPWFAIGGINTTNIQELVTVGAKRIAVCAAIMTADDPSRATLELLEALQ; encoded by the coding sequence ATGAAATCAATGTCTAAGGAACCACTTGTAGATCAACGTATCGAACAACTCATAGACGCTAACCTTGATAGAGGTAGAGAAGGTTTGCGAGTTATTGAAGAGTGGTGTCGTTTTGGACTGAAGAATAAAGAGCTTCTTGTCAAACTTAGAGATTGGCGTCATCAACTAGGTTTAAATCATCAAGACTCTTATAAAAAGGCTCGTTCGCCTTTGTCAGATCCAGGAATAGGACTTACTCACCCATCTCAAGAGAAAAGGTTGGCACCTCTACAAGTAGTTGCCGCAAACTGTTCAAGAGTGCAAGAAGCAATGAGAGTTCTTGAAGAGTTCACTCGTACATCAAACCCTTTACTGTCAAAAGTTGCCAGTGATATACGTTACGGAATTTATGAAGTTGAACTAAAAATCTTTAGTTGCTCTGACAAAGAGAAACGTTACAAGAAACTAGCCAAATGCAAGCTTTGTTTAATCACCTCTCCCAGCCAAAACCTATTAGAGACTATTGAGAAAGGACTAAATTCAGGAGTAAGAATGGTTCAATATCGAACAAAAGAAGCCGACGATTTGACAAAACTTTCTGAAGCAAGAAGGCTAATAAAGCTTTGTCGGAAACATGACGCTCTTTTTATAGTCAATGACAGAGTTGACATTGCCCTTGCGGTAGGGGCTGATGGTGTACACCTAGGGCAAAATGACATCCCAATTCAGTTTGCAAGACAATTACTTGGCAATGAAAAGCTAATAGGACTTAGCACGCACTCTCTTAAAGAACTTCAATTAGCAGAGGAAGCAGGTTGCGATTATCTAGGAGTGGGGCCTGTTAATAAAAGCCAAACAAAACCGGGTTTAAACAGTCAAGGGATTGACGTTATAAGGGAAGCCTCTTCAAGAGCTCATCTACCTTGGTTTGCAATTGGTGGAATTAATACCACTAATATTCAAGAGCTGGTTACTGTAGGAGCAAAACGAATAGCCGTTTGCGCTGCGATAATGACCGCAGACGACCCCTCAAGGGCAACCTTGGAACTTTTAGAAGCCCTTCAATGA
- a CDS encoding DUF3611 family protein: MADRLDFQLLSRGLRRMGWIRFWVQLTLGVVVVGVLIFNNIGGRLARNSERALGLGPGLSLTTLAFFVLLYSLWQGWLIVRTGRALDSGVRPSRGETSRLLKRGVIVDLLGLVFSSIGYQSLAGSLFVQASLQAPGFFGSPMGGNSGTSLVGYPITSIEMLSVLSNTQVLFAHLIGLILSLWLLQRIYRTG; this comes from the coding sequence ATGGCTGACCGATTGGACTTTCAGCTTCTTTCCCGGGGGTTACGCCGAATGGGCTGGATTCGTTTTTGGGTACAGCTAACCCTTGGTGTAGTTGTTGTGGGTGTTTTGATTTTTAATAACATTGGAGGGCGTTTGGCTCGAAATTCTGAACGGGCATTGGGATTGGGACCTGGTTTGTCCCTTACCACTTTGGCGTTCTTTGTACTTCTTTATAGCCTTTGGCAGGGTTGGTTGATAGTTCGTACAGGAAGAGCACTTGATAGTGGGGTAAGGCCTAGCAGGGGAGAAACTAGTCGCTTATTAAAGCGCGGAGTAATTGTTGATTTACTTGGGTTGGTTTTTTCTTCGATTGGTTATCAGTCTTTAGCAGGAAGTCTTTTTGTACAAGCTTCATTACAGGCTCCTGGTTTTTTTGGTTCGCCGATGGGGGGGAATTCAGGGACCAGTCTTGTGGGATATCCCATCACCTCTATAGAAATGCTTTCTGTCTTAAGCAATACGCAAGTTTTATTTGCGCATCTCATAGGATTAATTCTGTCCCTTTGGCTTTTGCAAAGAATTTATCGAACAGGTTGA
- a CDS encoding DUF192 domain-containing protein, whose protein sequence is MKQKKIYSDRIFKYVFLSLFVFLGLILKGDCHENQQIDPQYLPFEAELCTLKGECIYLELADTFEEQYIGLMKRKELLKLRGMFFLFNPPRQVKFWMYKTLFPLDMIFLSDGKVVALEHAVPVCSSLPCETYGPESVVDGVIELASGEAKRLDIRIGDSLVINAIPKFFEF, encoded by the coding sequence ATGAAGCAAAAAAAAATATACTCCGATAGAATTTTTAAATATGTTTTTCTTTCACTTTTTGTCTTTTTAGGTCTTATTCTTAAAGGAGATTGTCATGAGAATCAACAAATAGATCCTCAATATTTGCCTTTTGAGGCAGAATTATGCACTTTAAAGGGAGAATGTATTTACTTAGAGTTAGCAGACACTTTTGAAGAGCAATATATAGGTTTAATGAAACGAAAGGAATTGCTTAAATTAAGAGGCATGTTTTTTCTATTTAATCCTCCAAGACAAGTGAAATTTTGGATGTATAAAACACTTTTTCCTTTGGATATGATTTTTCTTTCTGATGGAAAGGTTGTTGCACTAGAACATGCTGTTCCTGTGTGCTCTTCTTTGCCTTGCGAAACATATGGACCTGAAAGTGTTGTTGATGGCGTTATAGAACTGGCCTCTGGCGAAGCAAAACGCCTAGATATTCGTATAGGTGACTCCCTTGTTATCAATGCAATTCCGAAATTTTTTGAATTTTAA
- a CDS encoding bifunctional riboflavin kinase/FAD synthetase, with protein sequence MSGVCTQLVIPLCSPKQAKTPTSLALGSFDGLHAGHRKVIEVVVNDAPGIPSVVSFWPHPREILYSEPRLRLDLPSEKTSLLSPLGVKQLILVPFNLGLASVRAEDFFHEMLIQTLNARRIAVGANFRFGHNREGDVNTLRELGKTSGVEILVMPILKDKEGRMSSSRIRKALAEGNLKRAKSLMGRPYKLTGRVVQGRGLGSKIGWPTANLQVDGRKFLPCLGVYAAFAWINKTKEPLPAVINLGPQPTVDPCSPSAVEVHLLNQKKDLLGENLTIQPIKKLRDQKRFESMEDLSSQIGLDAEVALRHLRI encoded by the coding sequence ATGTCAGGAGTCTGCACGCAACTAGTGATACCTCTCTGCTCTCCCAAACAAGCAAAAACCCCAACGTCCCTTGCGTTAGGGAGCTTCGACGGCCTTCACGCAGGTCATCGAAAAGTGATAGAAGTCGTTGTAAATGATGCCCCGGGGATACCTAGTGTGGTGAGTTTCTGGCCTCACCCCAGAGAAATACTCTATTCAGAACCAAGACTGAGATTGGACTTACCTAGCGAAAAAACTTCTCTTTTATCTCCTCTGGGTGTCAAGCAATTAATTCTTGTACCTTTTAATCTAGGGCTTGCCTCAGTGAGAGCTGAAGATTTCTTCCATGAAATGCTTATACAGACTCTCAATGCTCGTCGTATTGCTGTCGGTGCCAACTTCCGTTTTGGTCACAATCGGGAAGGGGACGTCAATACACTTAGGGAACTTGGCAAGACCTCTGGAGTTGAAATTTTAGTAATGCCAATACTTAAAGATAAAGAAGGTCGTATGAGTAGTAGTCGCATACGTAAAGCCCTAGCTGAGGGGAATCTAAAGAGAGCAAAAAGTCTTATGGGTCGGCCATATAAATTGACTGGAAGAGTTGTTCAAGGACGTGGTTTAGGCAGCAAAATCGGATGGCCAACTGCAAACTTGCAAGTTGATGGCCGCAAATTCCTCCCCTGTCTTGGTGTTTATGCGGCCTTTGCATGGATCAACAAAACCAAAGAGCCACTGCCTGCTGTTATTAACCTTGGTCCTCAACCTACTGTTGACCCTTGCTCACCATCCGCTGTGGAAGTTCACCTCTTAAACCAAAAAAAAGATTTATTAGGAGAAAACCTAACAATTCAACCTATAAAAAAACTTAGAGATCAAAAACGCTTTGAAAGCATGGAAGATTTGAGTTCACAAATTGGCCTAGATGCTGAAGTGGCTCTTAGACATTTAAGGATATAA
- a CDS encoding DUF1517 domain-containing protein — MIKRLLSAFLIPIVLTALLLIYPQPSNAAKGGRIGGGSFRAPSMPQTGGYRGGGGYRGGYGGGYGGGYRGGGIGFPFIFPFFFGGGGLFGFFILMAIVGVLINALKGGNNSYQSINQTNSLNQNVTAPVTIIQMQVGLLATAKNLQQELRTLAEQADTNNPDGLQRVLQNTTLSLLRQPHLWVYANTETGKVPYNSAENTFNRLSLTERSKLSAEITSNFSGELNKEISPEELAGEADATNEFIVVTILAACKSSTEIKTENSSEKLKEALQILGSTPSSDLIALEVIWQPEGIGDKLTSEELLTSYPNLEHL, encoded by the coding sequence ATGATCAAACGTCTTCTCTCAGCCTTTCTAATACCCATTGTTCTAACTGCTCTTTTACTCATCTATCCTCAACCAAGTAACGCAGCTAAAGGTGGACGGATTGGTGGAGGAAGTTTTCGAGCTCCATCCATGCCACAAACAGGAGGCTATAGAGGCGGTGGAGGTTATCGCGGGGGATATGGAGGGGGATATGGAGGAGGTTATCGAGGAGGGGGCATTGGCTTCCCATTTATATTTCCATTTTTCTTCGGAGGCGGTGGCCTTTTTGGTTTTTTTATTCTCATGGCAATTGTGGGAGTCTTAATTAATGCGCTTAAGGGCGGAAACAATTCATATCAGTCAATTAATCAAACAAACTCTCTGAACCAAAATGTCACTGCTCCAGTGACAATTATTCAAATGCAAGTAGGGCTTTTAGCTACTGCCAAAAACTTACAGCAGGAGCTTCGAACACTGGCTGAACAAGCGGATACTAATAATCCCGATGGCTTGCAAAGAGTTCTTCAAAACACAACCCTTTCTCTTCTTCGTCAGCCTCATCTATGGGTCTATGCAAATACAGAAACTGGAAAAGTCCCTTACAACTCTGCTGAAAATACCTTTAACCGTTTATCACTTACTGAAAGAAGCAAATTAAGTGCAGAAATAACCTCCAACTTTTCTGGTGAACTCAATAAAGAAATTTCTCCCGAAGAATTAGCAGGTGAGGCAGATGCCACTAACGAGTTCATAGTCGTAACAATTTTGGCCGCTTGCAAAAGTTCAACTGAAATCAAAACAGAAAATTCAAGCGAAAAATTAAAAGAAGCATTACAAATCCTTGGATCCACCCCATCCTCTGACCTAATTGCACTTGAGGTTATTTGGCAACCCGAAGGAATCGGAGACAAACTTACGTCTGAAGAATTATTGACTTCTTATCCAAATCTCGAGCATTTATGA